Sequence from the Clupea harengus chromosome 20, Ch_v2.0.2, whole genome shotgun sequence genome:
GCGACGACTTCAAGCCGAGCGGCGAGTGGGACATCGTCTCCCTGCCCGGGCGCAAGAACGAGGACCCAAACGACGACACCTACCTGGACATCACCTACGACTTCATCATCAAGCGCAAGCCGCTCTTCTACACCATCAACCTCATCATCCCCTGCGTGCTCATCACCTCGCTGGCCATCCTGGTCTTCTACCTGCCGTCCGACTGCGGCGAGAAGATCACCCTCTGCATCTCCGTGCTCCTGGCGCTCACCGTGTTCCTCCTCCTGATCTCCAAGATCGTGCCGCCCACCTCTCTGGCCGTGCCGCTCATCGGCAAGTACCTGATGTTCACCATGGTCCTGGTGACCTTCTCCATCGTGACCAGCGTGTGCGTGCTCAACGTGCACCACCGCTCGCCCAGCACGCACACCATGCCGTCGTGGGTCAAGCGCATCTTCCTCGTGCGCCTGCCCGCCTTCCTCTTCATGCGGCGGCCCGGGGGCAGTGCCAACGTGAGGGACCGCTTCCGGCACAAGCACCGCAAGTGCTCCTTCTCTGAGACTAGAGGGGGGGAGGCGGCGGGCCAGGGAGGGGccgccgggggggggggaggcgacTCGGCCTCCGCGTTCTTCGTGAACGAGGACTCGGCGAAACAGTACGGCTGGCGCTCGGGGGACCTGCCCGAGAGCGGGGCGGCCGGGACGGAGTTCCGCCGGCGCATGACGCTGCGCTGCAACGTGGACGTGCAGGAGGCGGTGGACGGGGTGCGCTACATCGCCGggaagatgaagatggaggATGACGATGAAGGAGTATGTTTTTGCTTTCTTGGCCTGCTTGAAAGAAATGTCaaatggagaagtgtgtgtgtgtgtatatgtgtgtgtgtgtg
This genomic interval carries:
- the LOC105910992 gene encoding neuronal acetylcholine receptor subunit beta-2-like, whose amino-acid sequence is MAVPMTSISLLALVVSMVLSAEIEERLVSQLLSPERYNKLIRPAVNTSQVVTISIQVSLAQLISVNEREQIMTTNCWLTQIWNDYRLIWDPDEYEGIRKVRLPSQHIWLPDIVLYNNADGTYEVSFYSNAVVTYNGEVAWLPPAIYKSACKIEVRDFPFDQQNCTLKFRSWTYDHTEIDLVLMSDFASRDDFKPSGEWDIVSLPGRKNEDPNDDTYLDITYDFIIKRKPLFYTINLIIPCVLITSLAILVFYLPSDCGEKITLCISVLLALTVFLLLISKIVPPTSLAVPLIGKYLMFTMVLVTFSIVTSVCVLNVHHRSPSTHTMPSWVKRIFLVRLPAFLFMRRPGGSANVRDRFRHKHRKCSFSETRGGEAAGQGGAAGGGGGDSASAFFVNEDSAKQYGWRSGDLPESGAAGTEFRRRMTLRCNVDVQEAVDGVRYIAGKMKMEDDDEGIIEDWKYVAMVIDRLFLWVFVLVCVTGTLGLFMQPLFQSLNTPTVDDGE